From the genome of Phreatobacter cathodiphilus, one region includes:
- a CDS encoding mannose-1-phosphate guanylyltransferase/mannose-6-phosphate isomerase, which produces MSKQARIVPVILSGGAGTRLWPASREAYPKQFLPLLGERSTFEETLARVGDRAIFADPVIVTGEDFRFLVADQLARAGTPGRIVLEPMRRDSGPAIAVAAELVAAADPDAVMLVLAADHLVTDAAAFAATAEAGLAVAEAGALVTFGIRPTHPATGYGYIRPGDVMDGRVRMVAAFKEKPDEETAKTFLAEGYLWNSGNFLFRADVFLAELARFEPEIAGAAKAVAASMSVDQAGSITFERIDREAFAASPAKSVDYAVMERTDRAAVIEADYAWSDLGSWDALWEASPKDGHGNAARGAVSLADTRNSYVSSDEVHTAVIGLDDVVVVATKDAVLVAGRQVAGELKTLVQDLRAGDAQRRRLAEEHRKVLRPWGSYESVDRGERFQVKRIVVKPGARLSLQKHFHRAEHWIVVKGTATVEVDEVTRIVRENENVYIPLGAWHRLANEGKIPLELIEVQSGSYLGEDDIVRSQDDYKRV; this is translated from the coding sequence ATGTCGAAGCAAGCGCGGATCGTACCGGTCATCCTGTCGGGCGGCGCGGGCACGCGGCTCTGGCCCGCCTCGCGGGAGGCCTATCCCAAGCAGTTCCTGCCGCTTCTCGGCGAGCGCTCCACCTTCGAGGAGACGCTCGCCCGGGTGGGTGACCGCGCCATCTTCGCCGATCCGGTGATCGTCACCGGCGAGGATTTCCGCTTCCTCGTGGCCGACCAGCTCGCCCGCGCCGGCACGCCCGGGCGCATCGTGCTGGAGCCGATGCGCCGCGATTCCGGCCCGGCCATCGCAGTGGCCGCCGAACTCGTGGCCGCCGCCGACCCCGATGCCGTCATGCTGGTGCTCGCCGCCGACCATCTCGTCACCGACGCCGCGGCCTTCGCCGCCACCGCCGAGGCGGGGCTCGCCGTCGCCGAGGCGGGCGCCCTCGTCACCTTCGGCATCCGTCCGACCCACCCGGCCACCGGCTACGGCTACATCCGCCCCGGCGACGTCATGGACGGGCGGGTGCGCATGGTCGCCGCCTTCAAGGAGAAGCCCGACGAGGAGACGGCGAAGACCTTCCTGGCCGAGGGCTATCTGTGGAACTCCGGCAATTTCCTGTTCCGCGCCGATGTCTTCCTCGCCGAGCTCGCCCGTTTCGAGCCGGAGATCGCCGGCGCCGCCAAGGCCGTGGCCGCGTCGATGAGCGTGGATCAGGCCGGCAGCATCACCTTCGAGCGCATCGACCGTGAGGCCTTCGCCGCCTCTCCGGCGAAATCGGTCGACTATGCCGTGATGGAGCGCACCGACCGCGCCGCCGTCATCGAGGCCGACTACGCCTGGTCCGATCTCGGCTCCTGGGACGCCCTGTGGGAGGCCTCGCCGAAGGACGGACACGGCAATGCCGCCCGCGGCGCGGTGTCGCTCGCCGACACCCGCAATTCCTACGTCTCCAGCGACGAGGTCCACACGGCCGTGATCGGGCTCGACGACGTGGTCGTGGTGGCGACGAAGGACGCGGTGCTGGTGGCCGGCCGGCAGGTGGCGGGCGAACTCAAGACGCTGGTCCAAGACCTGCGCGCGGGCGATGCCCAGCGCCGGCGGCTGGCCGAGGAGCATCGCAAGGTGCTGCGCCCCTGGGGCTCCTACGAGAGCGTCGACCGCGGCGAGCGCTTCCAGGTGAAGCGCATCGTGGTGAAGCCCGGCGCGCGGCTGTCGCTGCAGAAGCACTTCCACCGGGCCGAGCACTGGATCGTGGTGAAGGGTACGGCGACGGTCGAGGTCGACGAGGTGACCCGGATCGTGCGCGAGAACGAGAACGTCTACATCCCCCTCGGCGCCTGGCACCGCCTCGCCAACGAGGGCAAGATTCCGCTCGAGCTCATCGAGGTTCAGTCGGGCAGCTATCTTGGCGAGGACGACATCGTCCGCAGCCAGGACGACTACAAGCGCGTCTGA
- a CDS encoding O-antigen ligase family protein: MMSSRGAPERGDANWRAGRGFLGALWAWLWATIDDPNRIAWLYIPVLAFLPLTFGSVATFFYFGACIYVGLIFLGRRIAWVWPPTTAFGCLVTLGYFAVTAISPLAFPNKAAGWLDVGTAMHYLTLTMLVGTLVQTPKVDVFALFLNGVRAAAILSFGHALLQVQVLGHPRATAGMANAIPFGDTAMLAAGLAMVGFARLSGPMRIFAVMALVCGIGGSFLSQTRGALLALPLVVLVVAVHIWPAVRMRRWQAAMTAALIAGALAIFAVAMKVPERVDEVRQALQSETMDLERDPSTAHRVLLWTYGLEAFVDRPVFGYGSQNAVAEVRRRAAAEGFEIPPYRHLHNEFISVAVGRGVVGLLVLVLLLAAPLVIVAQAPPDDRQRDRWAFAVLLSGSYGIFGLTNLLFSHDQTNTVYATAYLVLLVAAHQARVGLTAFSRPFLGVPPRP, encoded by the coding sequence ATGATGTCATCGCGCGGTGCGCCCGAACGAGGCGATGCGAACTGGCGGGCCGGACGAGGATTTCTCGGCGCCCTCTGGGCTTGGCTGTGGGCGACCATCGACGATCCCAACAGGATTGCCTGGCTCTATATCCCCGTCCTCGCCTTTCTGCCGCTGACCTTCGGCAGCGTCGCGACCTTCTTCTATTTCGGCGCCTGCATCTATGTCGGCCTGATCTTCCTCGGCCGGCGGATCGCGTGGGTCTGGCCGCCGACCACTGCCTTCGGCTGCCTCGTCACCCTCGGCTATTTCGCGGTGACCGCGATCTCGCCGCTGGCCTTCCCGAACAAGGCCGCGGGCTGGCTCGATGTCGGCACGGCCATGCACTACCTGACGCTGACGATGCTGGTCGGCACCCTCGTGCAGACGCCGAAGGTCGACGTCTTCGCGCTGTTCCTCAATGGCGTCAGGGCGGCTGCCATCCTCTCCTTCGGCCACGCCCTCCTGCAGGTCCAGGTCTTGGGGCATCCCCGTGCGACCGCCGGCATGGCCAATGCCATTCCCTTCGGCGACACGGCCATGCTGGCGGCGGGTCTCGCCATGGTCGGTTTCGCGCGCCTCTCCGGACCGATGCGGATCTTCGCCGTCATGGCGCTGGTCTGCGGCATCGGCGGCAGCTTCCTGTCGCAGACCCGCGGCGCGTTGCTCGCCCTGCCGCTGGTCGTCCTGGTCGTGGCGGTGCACATCTGGCCGGCTGTCCGCATGCGGCGCTGGCAGGCGGCGATGACGGCGGCCCTGATCGCCGGCGCCCTCGCCATCTTCGCCGTGGCGATGAAGGTGCCGGAGCGGGTCGACGAGGTTCGTCAGGCGCTGCAGAGCGAGACCATGGACCTGGAGCGCGACCCGTCCACCGCCCACCGGGTGCTGCTGTGGACCTACGGTCTCGAGGCCTTCGTCGACCGGCCGGTCTTCGGTTACGGGAGCCAGAACGCCGTGGCCGAGGTCCGCCGGCGCGCCGCCGCCGAGGGCTTCGAGATCCCGCCCTATCGCCACCTCCACAACGAGTTCATCTCGGTTGCGGTGGGCCGCGGCGTGGTCGGGCTCCTCGTCCTCGTCCTGCTGCTGGCCGCACCTCTGGTGATCGTGGCGCAGGCGCCGCCGGACGACCGCCAGCGCGACCGCTGGGCCTTCGCGGTGCTGTTGTCGGGAAGCTATGGCATCTTCGGTCTGACCAATCTCCTGTTCAGCCACGACCAGACCAACACCGTCTATGCGACCGCCTATCTCGTGCTCTTGGTGGCGGCCCATCAGGCGAGGGTCGGTCTCACCGCCTTCAGCCGCCCCTTCCTCGGCGTTCCTCCGCGGCCTTGA
- a CDS encoding SDR family oxidoreductase, with product MGRVLVTGGAKGMGAAIVRALVAGGHDVTFTVRSSGEAAEALVAELKASHPDRDVAIATLDLADKAAVEAFCATLEKGEALYGLVHNAGQPYDQLAAVMDQAKAEAVMQINFFAFTRLVNAVVRPMMRARMGRIVAIGSVTAERSNQGNAAYGASKAALAAYCRTLAIESAKRGVSVNVVAPGFVDTDMMAKYADYRESMEKQIPAGRFARPEEIGGLVAYLLSPLASYLTGATISIDGGLTASMGLQR from the coding sequence ATGGGGCGCGTTCTCGTCACCGGCGGCGCCAAGGGCATGGGCGCCGCCATCGTCCGGGCGCTGGTCGCCGGCGGCCACGACGTCACCTTCACGGTGCGCTCCTCGGGCGAGGCGGCGGAGGCGCTGGTGGCCGAGCTCAAGGCCTCCCATCCGGACCGCGACGTCGCGATCGCCACCCTCGACCTCGCCGACAAGGCGGCGGTGGAGGCCTTCTGTGCCACCCTCGAGAAGGGCGAGGCGCTCTACGGCCTCGTGCATAATGCCGGCCAGCCCTACGACCAGCTCGCCGCGGTCATGGACCAGGCCAAGGCCGAGGCGGTCATGCAGATCAACTTCTTCGCCTTCACCCGCCTGGTGAATGCGGTGGTGCGCCCGATGATGCGGGCGCGGATGGGCCGCATCGTCGCCATCGGCTCGGTTACAGCGGAGCGCTCCAACCAGGGTAATGCCGCCTACGGCGCCTCCAAGGCGGCGCTCGCCGCCTATTGCCGGACGCTCGCCATCGAGAGCGCCAAACGCGGCGTGTCGGTGAACGTCGTCGCCCCCGGTTTCGTCGATACCGACATGATGGCCAAGTATGCCGACTATCGGGAGAGCATGGAGAAGCAGATTCCGGCCGGCCGTTTCGCGCGGCCGGAGGAGATCGGCGGTCTCGTCGCCTATCTCCTGTCGCCGCTTGCAAGTTACCTCACAGGCGCTACCATCAGCATCGATGGTGGACTGACAGCTTCGATGGGGCTGCAGCGATAG
- a CDS encoding beta-ketoacyl-ACP synthase, with translation MAPMKDKHGRPVVVVTGMGVVTSLGQGKDENWAKLTAGQSGIHTITRFPIEGLRTTIAGTVDFVPFENAPDLTTKMAALAGEEAVQEAKIGDADSFPGPLFLGMPPVELEWPQRQDLARASGKSADITYTDILKGAAAKDFSAMQTRFLFGSVGDALADRFGTKGAPISISTACATGATAIQLAVEAIRRGETGAALVIAADGSANQESLVRFSLLSALSTRNGEPTAAARPFSKDRDGFVMAEGAGALVLESWEHATARGATILGVVEGCGEMADSFHRTRSSPDGAPIIGCIRNALDDAGVTPGDVQYVNAHGTSTPENDKMEYVGLAAVFGDHLAKVAVSSNKSMIGHTLSAAGAIEAVFTLMTIRSGVIPPTINHTEADPAIKMDLVPNVARKASVTRAISNSFGFGGQNVCLVLAAEPA, from the coding sequence ATGGCTCCAATGAAGGACAAACACGGCCGCCCCGTCGTCGTCGTCACCGGCATGGGCGTCGTCACCTCGCTCGGCCAGGGCAAGGACGAGAACTGGGCGAAGCTGACCGCCGGCCAGTCCGGCATCCACACGATCACCCGCTTCCCCATCGAGGGCCTGCGCACCACCATCGCCGGCACCGTCGATTTCGTGCCCTTCGAGAATGCGCCGGACCTGACCACCAAAATGGCGGCACTGGCCGGCGAGGAGGCGGTGCAGGAGGCGAAGATCGGCGACGCGGACAGCTTCCCCGGACCTCTCTTCCTCGGCATGCCGCCGGTGGAGCTGGAATGGCCGCAGCGCCAGGACCTCGCCCGCGCCTCGGGCAAGAGCGCCGACATCACCTACACGGACATCCTCAAGGGCGCGGCGGCGAAGGATTTCTCCGCCATGCAGACGCGCTTCCTGTTCGGCTCGGTGGGCGATGCGCTGGCCGACCGCTTCGGCACCAAGGGCGCGCCGATCTCCATCTCCACCGCCTGCGCCACCGGCGCGACCGCCATCCAGCTCGCCGTCGAGGCAATCCGCCGCGGCGAGACCGGCGCCGCCCTGGTCATCGCCGCCGACGGTTCGGCCAATCAGGAATCGCTGGTGCGGTTCTCGCTGCTCTCGGCGCTTTCCACCCGCAACGGCGAGCCCACCGCCGCCGCCCGGCCCTTCTCCAAGGATCGCGACGGGTTCGTCATGGCCGAGGGGGCAGGGGCCCTGGTGCTGGAATCGTGGGAGCATGCCACTGCCCGCGGCGCCACCATCCTCGGCGTGGTCGAGGGCTGCGGCGAGATGGCCGACAGCTTCCACCGCACCCGTTCCAGCCCCGACGGCGCGCCGATCATCGGCTGCATCAGGAACGCCCTCGACGATGCCGGCGTGACGCCCGGCGACGTCCAGTACGTCAACGCCCACGGCACCTCGACGCCCGAGAACGACAAGATGGAATATGTCGGCCTCGCCGCCGTCTTCGGCGACCATCTGGCCAAGGTGGCGGTCTCCTCCAACAAGTCGATGATCGGCCACACCCTGTCGGCAGCCGGCGCCATCGAGGCGGTGTTCACGCTGATGACCATCCGCAGCGGCGTCATCCCGCCGACCATCAACCACACCGAGGCCGACCCGGCCATCAAGATGGACCTGGTGCCCAACGTCGCCCGCAAGGCGAGCGTCACCCGCGCCATCTCCAATTCCTTCGGCTTCGGCGGGCAGAACGTCTGCCTCGTCCTCGCCGCGGAGCCGGCGTGA
- a CDS encoding beta-ketoacyl-ACP synthase — translation MMAIAPEREAWITGIGLVSALGEGLDAHWEALNGDREAWLKLDSTTHAPYQVHPAVALDLAKQIPDRGDRRQMEGWQRLGTYAAGLALENAGVKGQDDLLKTMHMIVAAGGGERDYAVDGQILSGLEASNEPGKFLNERLMNDLRPTLFLAQLSNLLAGNISIVHGVVGSSRTFMGEEMAGVDAVRVALGRCHAGQGDIFLVGGAYSAERPDTILHFELGHMNWTKPWAPVWERPKDGGGTILGSVGAFLVVEAREHAEKRGAKPIARLSKVSSDRTRRKNGDAEHSMAVQWNEISPGLIPGATVVISGATGVSEAVAIERDLLDQRRVPTRATGSVIGHSVEATFPANVALAAMMVARGEAVPPIGGAKDEARMTRKVKQAVVTSVGHWRGEGMALVEAI, via the coding sequence ATGATGGCGATTGCCCCGGAACGTGAGGCCTGGATCACCGGGATCGGCCTCGTCTCCGCGCTCGGCGAGGGGCTGGACGCCCATTGGGAGGCGCTGAACGGCGACCGCGAGGCCTGGTTGAAGCTCGATTCGACCACCCACGCGCCCTATCAGGTGCACCCGGCCGTGGCGCTCGACCTCGCGAAACAGATTCCCGATCGCGGCGACCGCCGACAGATGGAAGGCTGGCAGCGCCTCGGTACCTATGCTGCCGGCCTGGCGCTTGAAAATGCCGGCGTGAAGGGCCAGGACGACCTTCTGAAGACCATGCACATGATCGTCGCGGCCGGCGGCGGCGAGCGCGACTATGCCGTCGACGGGCAGATCCTGTCGGGGCTGGAAGCCTCCAACGAGCCGGGCAAGTTCCTCAACGAGCGGCTGATGAACGATCTCAGGCCGACGCTCTTCCTCGCCCAGCTCTCCAACCTGCTCGCCGGCAACATCTCCATCGTCCACGGCGTCGTCGGCTCCTCGCGCACCTTCATGGGCGAGGAAATGGCCGGCGTCGACGCGGTGCGCGTCGCCCTCGGCCGCTGCCATGCGGGGCAGGGCGACATCTTCCTGGTCGGCGGCGCCTATTCGGCCGAGCGCCCGGACACGATCCTGCATTTCGAACTCGGCCACATGAACTGGACCAAGCCCTGGGCGCCGGTCTGGGAGCGGCCGAAGGACGGCGGCGGCACGATTCTCGGTTCTGTCGGTGCCTTCCTCGTCGTCGAGGCGCGCGAACACGCCGAGAAGCGCGGCGCCAAGCCCATCGCCAGGTTGTCCAAGGTCTCCTCCGACCGCACCCGCCGCAAGAACGGCGATGCCGAGCACTCCATGGCGGTGCAGTGGAACGAGATTTCGCCCGGCCTCATTCCCGGGGCCACCGTCGTGATCTCCGGCGCCACCGGCGTCAGCGAAGCCGTCGCCATCGAGCGCGACCTGCTCGACCAGCGCCGGGTGCCGACGCGCGCCACCGGCTCGGTGATCGGCCACAGCGTCGAGGCGACCTTCCCGGCCAACGTCGCGCTCGCTGCCATGATGGTGGCGCGCGGCGAGGCGGTGCCGCCCATCGGCGGCGCGAAGGACGAGGCGCGCATGACCCGCAAGGTCAAACAGGCGGTCGTCACTTCCGTCGGACACTGGCGCGGCGAGGGCATGGCCCTGGTCGAAGCGATCTGA
- a CDS encoding 3-hydroxyacyl-ACP dehydratase FabZ family protein, which produces MRLEYFQMITRVVAFDAQAKTLTAAADVPAESPVFEGHFPGYPLLPGVLMIEAMAQTSGWLILGLNKLTAMPFLVGTNTTKMRDFVQPSTPLMVHAEMVGDGSGYAVTKAFITREGKKVAEAEIKFAVKTFPDPKFAAMIREWGERLQFPFEKLETA; this is translated from the coding sequence ATGCGGCTCGAATATTTCCAGATGATCACGCGCGTCGTCGCGTTCGACGCGCAGGCGAAGACCCTGACGGCGGCGGCGGACGTGCCGGCCGAGAGCCCGGTCTTCGAGGGTCACTTCCCCGGCTATCCGCTGCTGCCCGGCGTGCTGATGATCGAGGCCATGGCGCAGACCTCCGGCTGGCTGATCCTCGGGCTCAACAAGCTCACCGCCATGCCGTTCCTGGTCGGCACCAACACCACCAAGATGCGCGACTTCGTCCAGCCCTCGACCCCGCTGATGGTCCACGCGGAAATGGTCGGCGACGGCTCGGGCTATGCGGTGACCAAGGCCTTCATCACGCGCGAGGGCAAGAAGGTCGCCGAGGCGGAAATCAAGTTCGCGGTCAAGACCTTCCCCGATCCGAAATTCGCCGCGATGATCCGCGAGTGGGGGGAACGTCTCCAGTTCCCCTTCGAGAAGCTGGAAACGGCCTGA
- a CDS encoding acyl carrier protein: protein MSSTFETVSKIISETCDIPLEKITPESHAIDDLGIDSLDFLDIAFAIDKAFGIKLPLEKWTQEVNEGKAKTEDYFVLGALCGKIDELVAAKGA, encoded by the coding sequence ATGTCGTCCACCTTCGAAACCGTCTCGAAGATCATCTCGGAAACCTGTGACATTCCGCTGGAAAAGATCACGCCCGAGAGCCACGCGATCGACGATCTCGGTATCGATTCGCTCGACTTCCTCGACATCGCCTTCGCCATCGACAAGGCGTTCGGCATCAAGCTGCCGCTCGAGAAGTGGACGCAGGAGGTGAACGAGGGCAAGGCGAAGACGGAGGACTACTTCGTCCTCGGCGCGCTCTGCGGCAAGATCGACGAACTGGTCGCCGCCAAGGGCGCCTGA
- a CDS encoding zinc-binding dehydrogenase, with protein sequence MRALRLHGDRDLRIEEVADAPAPGPGEVRIKIAAVALNHIDVWGFRGMAFAKRQMPLVVGAEASGTIESVGDGVTSFKAGDKVVMFGAKTCGTCRFCRAGQDNLCTDVQGIMGFHIDGFAREFVTMEARHVLPVPASVSLRDAATAPITFSTVEHMLFDNCKLQPGETVLVQAGGSGIGTVAIKVAKAIGCTVITTVGDDEKAEKALAIGADHAINYRTERFEGVVRKITKKKGVDVAFEHTGADTFNQSLFCLRRGGRLATCGATSGATITFNLMQLFQQQYKIFGSFGAPIRAIADGLKRIEAGVTPVIDTELPIDRFAEALDRLEGRKVFGKILVNL encoded by the coding sequence ATGCGCGCCCTGCGCCTTCACGGTGATCGCGACCTCCGCATCGAGGAGGTCGCCGACGCCCCCGCCCCCGGCCCCGGCGAGGTCCGCATCAAGATCGCCGCCGTCGCCCTCAACCATATCGACGTCTGGGGCTTCCGCGGCATGGCCTTCGCCAAACGGCAGATGCCGCTGGTGGTGGGCGCCGAGGCCTCCGGCACCATCGAGAGCGTCGGCGACGGCGTCACCTCCTTCAAGGCCGGCGACAAGGTCGTAATGTTCGGTGCCAAGACCTGCGGCACGTGCCGGTTCTGCCGCGCCGGCCAGGACAACCTGTGCACCGACGTGCAGGGCATCATGGGCTTCCACATCGACGGCTTCGCTCGCGAATTCGTGACCATGGAAGCCCGTCACGTCCTGCCGGTGCCGGCCTCCGTGTCGCTGCGCGACGCCGCCACCGCGCCGATCACCTTCTCCACCGTCGAGCACATGCTCTTCGACAACTGCAAGCTCCAGCCCGGTGAAACGGTCCTCGTCCAGGCCGGCGGCTCGGGCATCGGCACCGTCGCCATCAAGGTGGCCAAGGCCATCGGCTGCACCGTCATCACCACGGTGGGAGACGACGAGAAGGCGGAGAAGGCCCTCGCCATCGGCGCCGACCACGCCATCAACTACCGTACCGAGCGGTTCGAGGGCGTCGTGCGCAAGATCACCAAGAAGAAGGGCGTCGACGTCGCCTTCGAGCACACCGGCGCGGACACCTTCAACCAGTCGCTGTTCTGCCTCAGGCGCGGCGGCCGGCTCGCCACCTGCGGCGCCACCTCAGGCGCCACCATCACCTTCAACCTGATGCAGCTCTTCCAGCAGCAGTACAAGATCTTCGGCTCCTTCGGCGCCCCCATCCGCGCCATCGCCGACGGCCTCAAGCGCATCGAGGCGGGCGTCACGCCGGTGATCGACACCGAGCTTCCCATCGACCGCTTCGCCGAGGCGCTGGACCGGCTGGAAGGCCGCAAGGTCTTCGGCAAGATCCTCGTGAACCTCTGA
- a CDS encoding lipid A biosynthesis lauroyl acyltransferase: MVRWIRHNYPAAMVPFDWVVGMLVLGAMAAIRALGPDRASNLGAAILPAIGRLLPVNRTGYANLKAAFPEKSEDEIQAILRGVWNNLGRTAFEYACMDDLWDYDPARPNQGRIVTDDVPLYERLRDDGRPAIFFAAHLANWEMPAVAAAAHGLDTTALYRMPNNRFVARAIQRIRGKTMGKLVASGGGGVLQLARELEANNHVGMLIDQHLHRGVDVTFFGRPAKANPTAARLAREFDCPVHGVRVIRLPGNRFRLEATEEIVLPRDDEGRVDVKATMQVLTSIVEDWVREHPEQWLWLHRRWR, translated from the coding sequence TTGGTCCGCTGGATCCGCCACAACTACCCCGCCGCCATGGTGCCGTTCGACTGGGTCGTCGGCATGCTGGTGCTCGGCGCCATGGCGGCCATCCGCGCGCTCGGTCCCGACCGGGCGAGCAATCTCGGCGCCGCCATCCTGCCCGCCATCGGCCGCCTGCTGCCGGTGAACCGCACGGGCTACGCCAATCTCAAGGCGGCCTTCCCGGAGAAATCCGAGGACGAGATCCAGGCGATCCTCAGGGGCGTCTGGAACAATCTCGGCCGCACCGCCTTCGAATATGCCTGCATGGACGACCTGTGGGACTACGACCCCGCGAGGCCCAACCAGGGGCGCATCGTCACCGACGACGTGCCGCTCTACGAGCGCCTGCGCGACGACGGCAGGCCCGCCATCTTCTTCGCCGCCCATCTCGCCAACTGGGAGATGCCGGCGGTGGCGGCAGCCGCCCACGGGCTCGACACCACAGCCCTCTACCGCATGCCCAACAACCGCTTCGTCGCCCGCGCCATCCAGCGCATCCGCGGCAAGACCATGGGCAAGCTGGTGGCCTCCGGCGGCGGCGGCGTGCTGCAGCTCGCCCGAGAGCTCGAGGCGAACAACCACGTCGGCATGCTGATCGACCAGCATCTCCACCGCGGCGTCGACGTCACCTTCTTCGGCCGGCCCGCCAAGGCGAATCCGACCGCGGCGCGCCTCGCCCGCGAGTTCGACTGCCCGGTCCACGGCGTCCGCGTCATCCGCCTGCCCGGCAACCGCTTCCGCCTGGAGGCGACGGAGGAGATCGTCCTGCCGCGCGATGACGAAGGCCGCGTCGACGTGAAGGCGACGATGCAGGTGCTCACCTCCATCGTCGAGGACTGGGTGCGTGAGCATCCCGAGCAATGGCTCTGGCTGCATCGCCGCTGGCGGTGA
- a CDS encoding NAD(P)/FAD-dependent oxidoreductase: MTDWSIDAVVIGAGVVGLAAARRLALAGLDTLVIEAADAIGTGTSSRNSEVIHAALYYPTGSIKAAACLRGKHLLYRYCADRGVKAKACGKLMVATSEDQLPKLQAIWDQAHANGVEGLTWKTPDEVRAMEPEVSCIRAFFSASTGIVDSHGFMLALQGDLENAGGMVAFETPILGASVTAEGIVLRTGGAEGAEIAARIVVNAAGHYAPKFLAGLEGFPQQHAPRQWYAKGNYFSLVGRQPFSRLVYPMPDAAGLGVHATVDLQGRCRFGPDVEWVESEHDLVVDPRRSDGFYAAIRAYWPDLPDGALQPDYSGIRPKLHGPGMPMPDFRIDGPEVHGIAGLVNLLGIESPGLTASLALADIVAARLGLPALETVP, translated from the coding sequence ATGACAGACTGGTCCATCGACGCGGTGGTGATCGGCGCCGGCGTCGTCGGCCTCGCCGCGGCCCGTCGCCTGGCGCTCGCCGGGCTCGACACCCTCGTCATCGAGGCGGCCGACGCCATCGGCACCGGCACCTCCTCGCGCAACAGCGAGGTCATCCACGCCGCGCTCTACTATCCGACCGGCTCGATCAAGGCCGCCGCCTGCCTGCGCGGCAAGCACCTGCTCTACCGCTACTGCGCCGACCGCGGCGTGAAGGCGAAGGCCTGCGGCAAGCTGATGGTGGCGACCTCCGAAGACCAGTTGCCGAAGCTCCAGGCGATCTGGGACCAGGCCCATGCCAACGGCGTCGAGGGCCTCACCTGGAAGACACCCGACGAGGTGCGGGCCATGGAGCCGGAAGTCTCCTGCATCCGCGCCTTCTTCTCCGCCTCCACCGGCATCGTCGACAGCCACGGCTTCATGCTGGCGCTCCAGGGCGATCTCGAGAATGCCGGCGGCATGGTGGCCTTCGAGACGCCGATCCTCGGCGCGAGCGTCACGGCGGAGGGCATCGTGCTGCGCACCGGCGGCGCGGAAGGCGCCGAGATCGCCGCGCGCATCGTCGTCAACGCGGCCGGCCACTACGCGCCGAAGTTCCTCGCCGGCCTGGAGGGCTTTCCGCAGCAGCATGCGCCGCGGCAATGGTACGCCAAGGGCAACTACTTCTCCCTCGTCGGCCGCCAGCCCTTCTCCCGCCTCGTCTATCCGATGCCGGACGCGGCCGGCCTCGGCGTCCACGCCACCGTCGACCTCCAGGGCCGCTGCCGCTTCGGGCCCGACGTCGAATGGGTGGAGAGCGAGCACGACCTGGTCGTCGATCCGCGCCGTTCCGACGGCTTCTACGCCGCCATCCGCGCCTATTGGCCGGATCTGCCCGACGGTGCCCTGCAGCCCGACTATTCCGGCATCCGGCCGAAGCTGCACGGGCCCGGCATGCCGATGCCCGATTTCCGCATCGACGGACCGGAGGTCCACGGCATCGCCGGTCTCGTCAACCTTCTGGGCATCGAAAGCCCGGGCCTGACCGCCTCCCTCGCCCTCGCCGACATCGTGGCGGCCCGCCTCGGCCTGCCCGCCCTGGAGACCGTGCCATGA